GGAGGCTACTACATCGGCGGATCGACGTCATCCATCGGAGCAGGCGGGACGGACTTCTGGCTCTTGAAACTGGGACGGGATCCGGTCGCGGTGCAGAAAGACCAACAATCTTTGCCGCCGCAAACGCCGCGCTTGCTGTCACTCTACCCCAATCCGTTCAACCGTGAAGCCGTGATCCGGTTCGACCGGCCGCTGTTGGGCGGGGAATTCGTCGAGATTGCTGCACCCGATGCCAGAATTGTCGGGCGGTATCGACTATTACCGGGAGTGACAGACTTTCGTTGGAGGGCGGACGGCCTGCCCAACGGCGCCTATCGGGTGATCCTGCGGGACAGGACGCTCGTCATTGATAACCGGGGCTTGATATTTCTGAAGTAAGCGTGTGAATCGTCTGGTCTTACCTCTGAAGGTCACAGGCAGCGTTCCGGTCGAGACACCTCCGACGCCACCTGAAAGACTGCTTTTGCTCGGTCTGAACCGGCTTGAACTGGAGCAATTTGCGGAGCACGCTGGTCTGCCGAAATATCGCGGGCGGCAACTCTATGAGTGGCTTTACAAGAGGCGCGAGCCGGAGTTTGCCCTGATGACCGACCTTCCGGCGAGTCTCCGGATGACGTTGGACGAAATGGCAGTGGCCGATCCAGTTCAGGTTGTCCGGCGGAAGGAGTCGTTCGACGGGACCGTCAAACTGCTTCTTGAGATGGGCGATGGTCAACGCGTCGAGGCGGTGATGATTCCGGAAGGTGAGCGAATCACAGCCTGCCTCTCGTCGCAGGTAGGCTGTGCAGTCGGATGCGGATTTTGCGCGACCGCAAGGCTTGGATTCAAGAGGAATCTCTCCGCCGGGGAGATCGTTGGGCAACTATCCGCCCTCGAGCGAGCCTTTGGCCGAAGGGCAACGAATGTTGTGATGATGGGAATGGGCGAGCCGCTTCTGAACCGAAATCAGGTCTTCAAAGCGGCAGGGTTGATTACGGATCCGGAAGGAGTCGGCATTTCTCGAGGAAGGTTCACAATTTCGACAGCCGGTTGGCTGCCGGGGATACGGGCGATGACTTCGTCTCTGGTTTCGCGCTCGCGCACAGATGAATGCGTCTTGCCAAGGGTCAATCTGGCTATATCACTTAACGCGACGACGGACGATGCGAGAGTTAGGCTTATGCCCTTGGCCGGTCGGTATCCGCTAAAGGAGATCGCATCAGCAGCAGCTGACTATGGCCGGGCTTCAGGGACGCAGGTGGCGTTCAGTTACCTGCTCCTGGCGGGTGAGAATGAGAGCGATGACGATGCCGGTCGGCTGGCAGCGCTCGCCAAACACCACGGTTTCAAGATCAATCTGATGGACTACAACTCTGTGGGCGAGGGGTTTAGCCGGACGACGGCGTCGCGAGCCGAGGATTTCTTTGTCCAATTAAAACGCAACGGAGTCGATGTAACTCTTCGCACCAGCCGGGGAGCCGACATCGCCGCTGCATGCGGTCAATTGGCAGGTGAAGGGCCGGGAGGCTCGTCAAGTGATGGTTAGAGTTTGATCTTTATGCCGGTCTGATGTCGATCGAGTATAGGTAGCGAGCAGAGCAACAGCAAAACACCACGTCTAACAACAGGCAGAAATGGGCAACAGAGGGAATGCTGCCGCTGCCGGCCGGAGCCGGTGGCTTCTTGTGCGCGGTCTGGTAGTAGGGGGGGCGTTTGCTGCCGGAAGTTCGTTCGAGGTGACGCCGCTCCTCTGGGACTTGGGGCCAGCCAAGGAGACCCGGCAGTTCTACTACAACCGCCCGATCAACCCGAGTCTCATCATGTTGCGCGAACAACACCGACTCGATTCCATCGTAGCCGGTGCGACGTCCGATCTCGAACGCGTGCAGAGGATCACCGACTGGGTGCACCGTCAGTGGAAACATAAGGGCGACTGCCCTCCCCAACCCAATGACCCGACCGCGATCCTTCGCGCAGCACAAGCCGGTGGCGAGTTTAGTTGCCGTGAATATGCCTATGTGACAGCAGGGTGCTTAAATGCCCTCGGCATTCGGAGCCGGGTCGTCGAGATCATGCCGAAGGACGTTGCAGTGCGCCCGGCGGGAGCATTTCATGTGGTCTGCGAAGCATTCCTCAATAATCGTAAGAAGTGGGTGATGGCAGATGCCCAGTGGAATGCCGTGCCGACGGTGAAGGGCTATCCCCTCAATCTGGTGGAACTGCAGGCTGTCCTGGTGCGTAAGACGGGCGGACTCGACTTCGGTGGGATTGCCCCCGAAATGGCACAATCCTATGCCGAGGGGATGCTGCCCTATATCTACTTCCTGATCACTCCCTTCGACCATCGCATTGCCGGGACCGCCTTGCCGAGACCGGTGAAAGGACGACTAATGCTAGTGCCATTGGGGGTGCAGGTTCCCGCCTACTTCGATTCAGCCCTTAGAAACGGTTTGGTGAAGACGAGTAATCTCGGAGAGTTTTACGGAGCGCCGAAACATGGCTGAAGGGTCCAAGACAAAGACCGTATCTGGAACACGGGACTTAGGATTCACTCCGGGAAGTTACTGGAATGAACGACTAACCCGGAACTTCAATCTGACTGGTGTCGGCTATCAGGGCTTGGGAATAGGATTCAACAGGGTGACTTATCACCTCCGACGAATCATGTTCAGGAGCGTAGTCAGTAGGTTTGGTTTGGCCAAGGTCGATCGCGTAATCGACATCGGCTCGGGCACGGGATTCTATTGCCGCCTTTGGCTTGATGCTGGTGCAAGGGAAGTGGACGGTGTTGACCTTGCAGAAGTTGCTGTGGAAAGTCTGGGCAGGCTCTTCCCCCATTGCAGATTTCATCACCTGGACATAGGGCGGGAGTTGCCCGCTATGTTGAAGGCCCGTTTCGATGCAGTCTCAGCCTTCGACGTGCTGTTCCACATAGTTGACGACCGACTGTGGCGGAATGCCATATCGAATTTGGCAGACCTGCTGAGACCGGGTGGTTATCTCCTTCTCTCCGAGAGTTTTCTACATGGTGCCGAAATGCGAATAGAGCATCAGGTATCGCGTCGGCTGGAGACGATCTATGAGACCCTTCAGGCAAATAGGCTCGAAATTGTCGAACGGCGTCCGATGTTGGTCTTGATGAACTACCCTGTTGACAGCGACAGCATAATACTGAGGACTCTTTGGTGGGCCATTACCTTCACGGCTTGGAGATCAGAGGTGTTTAGTTGGTTTTGGGCGCTTCTGCTCTACCCCTTGGAGCGGATTCTCTTGCTTTTCGTTCGTGAGAGTCCAACGACTGAAGTCCTGGTGGCCCGCAAAGTAGTTAGTTGACTCGAGGCCATAGGTTATGAATCAGCATCATCAATGCGCGAAAACAAATAGAGATCTATGAAACGCAATGCCTCAGGTCTGATCGCCACACTCTTCGTGTTGTATTCAGTCATTGACCTTCCGGCCGCTACGCCCAATCCCAATACGGCACTGAAGGAGTTGCGGAAGAAGTATAAGGATGTGAAGGCGCTTGAATGCCACTTTCGGGAGATATTCGAGTGGGCCATGACTGGCGAGACGATTGTCCGAGAAGGGACGCTTGCCGTAACTTCCGATGACCGGATGCGCATCGAGACGCCCGAACAGTTGATCGTCTCCGATGGCAAGACCATTCAGCGTCTCAACCTCGCGCGTAGCCAGATGATGCTTGAAGCGACCGGCAAGACCAGCGAGTCTTCGCTGCCGCGCAAGTTCCTGCTCGAGTTCACTTCCAACTTCGAAGCCGGTGAACTAACTCCACTGTCGGTTGAGAGTCAGAAAGGCTATCGACTCGACTTGATCCCCAAGGATAAGCAGGAATCACTCCTTAACGGCGCGTCACTCTGGGTAACGGAAGCCGACCTTGTCGTGCGACGCATTCGGCTTCTCGACCTGAACAACAACTCCACCACCTACATCCTCACGGATATCCGATTCGACAAGATTCCGCCTGAACGGTTCAATCTCATCGATACCCCGGAGGGAACGGAGGTGTTCGATCTGCGGTGATAGCCATGCCCGGACGGATGGTTGTCCGGCATTACGATGGGACCCCAAGGCCTTTATCCATCTAACGATTGAACAACTGAGCGCACTAATCCCCGGACTCAACTTTCAATGACCCGTCATCGCGCGGCGCTCGGAGTCGGGCTAAGTCTATT
This region of Calditrichota bacterium genomic DNA includes:
- the rlmN gene encoding 23S rRNA (adenine(2503)-C(2))-methyltransferase RlmN, translated to MNRLVLPLKVTGSVPVETPPTPPERLLLLGLNRLELEQFAEHAGLPKYRGRQLYEWLYKRREPEFALMTDLPASLRMTLDEMAVADPVQVVRRKESFDGTVKLLLEMGDGQRVEAVMIPEGERITACLSSQVGCAVGCGFCATARLGFKRNLSAGEIVGQLSALERAFGRRATNVVMMGMGEPLLNRNQVFKAAGLITDPEGVGISRGRFTISTAGWLPGIRAMTSSLVSRSRTDECVLPRVNLAISLNATTDDARVRLMPLAGRYPLKEIASAAADYGRASGTQVAFSYLLLAGENESDDDAGRLAALAKHHGFKINLMDYNSVGEGFSRTTASRAEDFFVQLKRNGVDVTLRTSRGADIAAACGQLAGEGPGGSSSDG
- a CDS encoding transglutaminase domain-containing protein, whose amino-acid sequence is MGNRGNAAAAGRSRWLLVRGLVVGGAFAAGSSFEVTPLLWDLGPAKETRQFYYNRPINPSLIMLREQHRLDSIVAGATSDLERVQRITDWVHRQWKHKGDCPPQPNDPTAILRAAQAGGEFSCREYAYVTAGCLNALGIRSRVVEIMPKDVAVRPAGAFHVVCEAFLNNRKKWVMADAQWNAVPTVKGYPLNLVELQAVLVRKTGGLDFGGIAPEMAQSYAEGMLPYIYFLITPFDHRIAGTALPRPVKGRLMLVPLGVQVPAYFDSALRNGLVKTSNLGEFYGAPKHG
- a CDS encoding class I SAM-dependent methyltransferase — protein: MAEGSKTKTVSGTRDLGFTPGSYWNERLTRNFNLTGVGYQGLGIGFNRVTYHLRRIMFRSVVSRFGLAKVDRVIDIGSGTGFYCRLWLDAGAREVDGVDLAEVAVESLGRLFPHCRFHHLDIGRELPAMLKARFDAVSAFDVLFHIVDDRLWRNAISNLADLLRPGGYLLLSESFLHGAEMRIEHQVSRRLETIYETLQANRLEIVERRPMLVLMNYPVDSDSIILRTLWWAITFTAWRSEVFSWFWALLLYPLERILLLFVRESPTTEVLVARKVVS
- a CDS encoding outer membrane lipoprotein carrier protein LolA; translated protein: MKRNASGLIATLFVLYSVIDLPAATPNPNTALKELRKKYKDVKALECHFREIFEWAMTGETIVREGTLAVTSDDRMRIETPEQLIVSDGKTIQRLNLARSQMMLEATGKTSESSLPRKFLLEFTSNFEAGELTPLSVESQKGYRLDLIPKDKQESLLNGASLWVTEADLVVRRIRLLDLNNNSTTYILTDIRFDKIPPERFNLIDTPEGTEVFDLR